A stretch of the Filimonas lacunae genome encodes the following:
- a CDS encoding leucine-rich repeat domain-containing protein, which yields MNELKKQSNNTSPPMILQFNHKTLRFGGDMIFIVSGTSLTGGSIQLTGTTGLPFSITIDPGDGTDKLTYPSIGTTLRLYNTGNVNINPDAGMYQCPVWSTGNKTDRIVRISCSNWAAISGISITGLFLSKPQKLNIPFNAMYRLKNLHMAQSGIYAQITEFDTGVLSLPSFTSLSIAGQYFTTDSRFYGNIQNDILNARLTTLTWTGVGTGNTATSKNKAFASTNFLAVNPITLPQLQSLTIEYSYLAGYDDSESGEGAYPDVWNTFPNLKAFSLNLGLFTRMPEKLNYLPVTLQTLNFLYSAFVKDWTDLSNLVNLVEINFTGNGQFTSSLPSWMSALTKLKRLRLTSVGANGNTTDTNWQNNFYTNLYQLVVANAPITGTSASPFRSMTISTRNADGTIVSMQLVSGTEQAPAGFMPGISNGTPASPAEMIYVLKNQYDHTIAYPA from the coding sequence GTGAATGAGTTAAAAAAGCAAAGCAATAATACTTCACCACCTATGATACTACAGTTTAACCATAAAACACTTCGCTTTGGAGGCGATATGATATTTATAGTCAGTGGAACATCTTTAACAGGCGGCTCTATCCAACTTACAGGAACTACCGGCCTGCCTTTTAGCATTACCATAGACCCGGGCGATGGAACAGATAAGCTGACTTATCCTTCCATAGGAACAACGTTAAGATTGTATAATACAGGCAATGTGAACATCAACCCCGATGCCGGCATGTATCAATGCCCGGTATGGAGCACAGGCAATAAAACAGACCGGATTGTAAGAATCAGTTGTTCTAACTGGGCAGCTATTTCCGGCATTTCCATTACGGGTCTCTTTTTATCCAAGCCTCAAAAGCTGAATATCCCATTTAATGCCATGTACAGGTTGAAAAACCTGCACATGGCGCAATCGGGTATTTATGCACAGATCACAGAATTTGACACGGGCGTATTATCCTTACCTTCTTTTACCAGCCTTTCTATAGCAGGTCAGTACTTTACTACAGACAGCAGGTTTTATGGCAATATTCAAAATGATATTTTAAATGCCCGTTTAACAACACTTACATGGACAGGTGTAGGCACAGGTAATACAGCAACAAGTAAAAACAAAGCCTTTGCTTCTACCAACTTCCTGGCAGTGAACCCCATTACCCTTCCGCAATTGCAATCACTAACTATAGAGTATTCTTACCTGGCGGGGTATGATGATAGTGAGTCAGGGGAAGGAGCTTATCCTGATGTATGGAATACGTTTCCCAATCTTAAAGCTTTTTCATTAAACCTTGGGCTGTTTACCAGGATGCCGGAAAAACTCAATTATCTACCGGTTACCCTGCAAACACTTAATTTTTTATATTCTGCTTTCGTAAAAGACTGGACAGACTTAAGCAACCTGGTAAATCTTGTTGAGATTAATTTTACGGGTAATGGACAATTCACCAGTTCACTGCCCTCCTGGATGTCGGCACTTACAAAATTAAAGCGGCTAAGATTAACATCCGTAGGCGCCAATGGCAACACTACTGACACCAATTGGCAAAACAATTTTTACACCAATCTATACCAGCTGGTTGTTGCTAATGCTCCGATTACAGGCACATCAGCCAGCCCATTCCGGAGCATGACTATTTCCACCAGGAACGCCGATGGTACTATCGTCAGTATGCAACTAGTCAGTGGAACAGAACAGGCGCCTGCCGGCTTTATGCCTGGTATCAGCAACGGCACACCGGCTTCGCCGGCTGAAATGATCTATGTTTTGAAAAATCAGTACGATCACACTATTGCTTATCCAGCTTAA
- a CDS encoding DUF6046 domain-containing protein → MSSLIYDLEKLYKQTFGTKPEIVKRWTPDITNESQLWLNEMNQKPARDASGAELRLQYEGVEIWLPTKFWSLPSDMGDKGTLLLPYTVVKIKCKKTIVKTPLAERRGTIKEQYSTEDYAISLKGFVIDKKRVWPYNELTELKRLFELNRAVNMSNALTNIFIGDNDRVVIESFELPEVQGGRNHVRPFTMELESDTVFTLETSN, encoded by the coding sequence ATGAGTTCATTAATATACGACTTAGAAAAACTGTATAAGCAAACCTTTGGCACCAAACCTGAAATTGTAAAAAGATGGACGCCAGACATAACTAATGAAAGCCAGTTGTGGCTAAATGAAATGAATCAAAAACCCGCACGGGATGCTTCAGGTGCAGAACTAAGGCTGCAATATGAAGGTGTTGAAATTTGGCTTCCTACCAAATTTTGGAGCTTGCCATCAGATATGGGTGATAAGGGCACCTTATTACTGCCATACACAGTGGTAAAAATTAAATGCAAAAAAACAATTGTTAAAACACCACTTGCTGAACGCCGAGGTACAATTAAAGAACAATACAGTACGGAAGACTACGCCATCAGCCTTAAAGGATTTGTTATTGACAAAAAACGCGTATGGCCTTATAACGAACTCACCGAGTTAAAAAGATTGTTTGAGCTTAACAGGGCCGTAAACATGAGTAATGCCCTGACCAATATTTTTATTGGCGACAATGACAGAGTTGTTATTGAAAGCTTTGAACTACCTGAAGTGCAGGGAGGCAGAAATCACGTTCGGCCTTTTACAATGGAACTTGAAAGCGACACAGTATTCACGTTGGAAACAAGCAATTGA
- a CDS encoding phage baseplate protein gives MNRTIDFTQAGGLHLYQDTLAYMQKAYSDVSDAIAGILGNKLILSGCTEQNGSVSEGWIVINGEVIPFASGLKADYITIETTTATEQFEDGEQKPVYTVKKARLSTISSGNVAFSDFVRLPFGENLKDFAFNVKTIQKALVLENEVILSGCAASVNASILSVSSGYCMFSGKLVQTPAYTGASPVYLKEDGNYSNTLPISGTYITFDPYTSQRYTDVLNRALTKVGKIEMYETRSDRFDAAGIGKWEMKGFQLMESMQGRVPLGLWYDGKSVDNITDYAYTVAGTRGGEKTHTLSIAEMPKHNHDLKYLPKGGKDGDSVIGAQPGETTNSSTMREAGGGAAHNNVQPYTVVVYVKRIA, from the coding sequence ATGAACAGAACAATAGATTTTACGCAGGCCGGTGGCTTACATCTATACCAGGACACACTTGCCTATATGCAAAAAGCTTACAGTGATGTGTCCGATGCCATAGCCGGCATTTTAGGCAACAAACTTATTCTGAGTGGTTGCACTGAACAAAATGGCAGTGTAAGTGAAGGCTGGATAGTTATCAACGGAGAAGTAATTCCCTTTGCATCAGGCTTAAAAGCTGATTACATTACCATTGAAACTACCACAGCCACCGAGCAATTTGAAGATGGAGAACAAAAGCCGGTATATACAGTAAAAAAAGCACGCTTATCTACCATCAGCTCGGGCAACGTTGCCTTTAGTGATTTTGTAAGACTTCCTTTTGGCGAAAACCTTAAAGATTTCGCATTCAATGTAAAAACGATACAAAAGGCATTAGTGCTGGAGAATGAAGTTATTCTCAGTGGTTGCGCAGCCAGTGTGAATGCGTCCATATTGTCTGTAAGCAGTGGTTATTGTATGTTCAGCGGCAAACTGGTGCAAACACCTGCTTATACCGGTGCCAGCCCTGTATATCTTAAAGAAGACGGCAACTATAGTAACACCTTGCCCATCTCCGGCACTTACATCACTTTTGACCCATACACCAGCCAGCGCTATACAGATGTGTTGAACCGGGCGCTTACCAAAGTGGGTAAAATAGAAATGTATGAAACCAGGTCTGACCGCTTTGATGCTGCCGGAATAGGAAAATGGGAAATGAAAGGATTCCAGTTAATGGAAAGCATGCAAGGCAGGGTGCCACTGGGGTTATGGTACGATGGCAAATCTGTAGATAACATTACAGATTACGCGTATACAGTAGCGGGAACAAGGGGTGGTGAAAAAACACATACACTCTCCATTGCCGAAATGCCGAAGCATAACCACGATCTTAAGTACTTACCCAAAGGAGGCAAGGATGGCGACAGCGTAATCGGCGCACAGCCAGGCGAAACCACTAACTCCAGCACCATGAGAGAAGCAGGTGGAGGAGCCGCACACAATAACGTGCAACCTTATACAGTAGTTGTTTACGTAAAAAGAATAGCATAA